The following coding sequences are from one Ovis canadensis isolate MfBH-ARS-UI-01 breed Bighorn chromosome 7, ARS-UI_OviCan_v2, whole genome shotgun sequence window:
- the RNASE12 gene encoding probable inactive ribonuclease-like protein 12, producing the protein MLSMRVTAKRKGIRPKHVKDLIPLMILMVIIFLVLLFWENELDEEAMAATLEQLHVDYPQSDIPIRYCNHMVIQRVIKEPNNTCKKEHFFIHERPRNINSVCNSPRMVTCQNYAPSLCFLSEIKFKMTVCKLTEGTRYPACNYRVFATEGFIVVTCDDMGPAKIERYTE; encoded by the exons ATGTTGTCTATGAGAGTTACAGCAAAAAGGAAAG GAATTAGACCAAAACATGTGAAAGATCTCATACCTCTGATGATACTAATGGTGATAATCTTCCTGGTGCTTCTGTTCTGGGAAAATGAGCTGGATGAGGAAGCAATGGCGGCCACTTTAGAGCAGTTGCATGTGGATTACCCTCAGAGTGACATTCCGATAAGGTACTGCAACCACATGGTCATACAAAGAGTCATCAAGGAACCCAACAACACCTGcaaaaaagaacatttcttcaTCCATGAGAGGCCTCGAAATATCAACAGTGTTTGCAATTCTCCCAGGATGGTGACTTGCCAAAACTATGCCCCCAGTCTCTGCTTCTTGAGTGAAATCAAGTTCAAAATGACAGTCTGTAAGCTCACTGAAGGCACCAGATATCCTGCCTGCAACTACCGTGTTTTTGCCACAGAGGGGTTTATTGTTGTCACTTGTGATGACATGGGGCCAGCTAAAATCGAGAGATACACTGAATAA
- the RNASE11 gene encoding probable ribonuclease 11: MEIIFLLLLGLGVIFAGVSESIMEIIKEEFLEKEMKHDMAKSDQEKHTIEVLINLTVSYKNTSLRMSKDLSSSLLTFRRLHYSLFPKRNLGNNKYYCNDITVWRKVSEANGSFKLSSNFIHGSVEVVDGVPKAPSCKCGQTSGISCSETPELRTTTCQFTVGKQSPSCQHHGVTSLKKILVVLTSHSLMSWLVSVSNM, encoded by the coding sequence ATGGAGATCATCTTTCTGCTGCTACTTGGCCTGGGGGTAATTTTTGCAGGAGTTTCAGAAAGTATAATGGAGATAATTAAAGAAGAATTTTTAGAGAAAGAGATGAAACATGACATGGCAAAAAGTGACCAGGAAAAACACACCATTGAGGTATTAATAAATTTGACTGTGTCATATAAAAATACCAGCCTCAGGATGTCCAAAGATTTGTCTTCCTCGTTATTGACCTTCAGAAGATTACATTATAGCCTGTTCCCCAAACGCAATCTAGGTAATAACAAATATTACTGCAATGACATTACAGTCTGGAGAAAAGTTTCAGAAGCTAATGGGTCATTCAAGTTGAGCAGTAACTTCATCCATGGCTCCGTGGAAGTGGTCGATGGGGTCCCCAAAGCCCCCAGCTGCAAGTGTGGACAGACTTCAGGCATAAGCTGCTCTGAGACTCCAGAACTAAGGACCACTACATGCCAGTTCACTGTGGGCAAACAATCCCCCAGCTGCCAACACCATGGTGTTActtcattaaagaaaattttggTGGTGCTGACAAGTCATTCTCTGATGAGCTGGTTAGTTAGTGTCTCTAACATGTAA
- the RNASE9 gene encoding inactive ribonuclease-like protein 9 isoform X1 translates to MNLAKKAEWSERENKSLVKDWISSSCCVPWTSASENMGTLINKQLLFLLFLLLKPLQFVKITDPHLSPERRQEIEDYINDLYATGPTKPPTKETFKTRVIIDSEMPLTDREYCNLEMKMKRVHNRLYCVKEHFFLQASYDDIQKICHNMFVQCKDGIRKCHRSRKIISGVHCVLTSGVMMPFCEYISSYKEGWVFITCQWEDNTGEIIPVSVTDILAI, encoded by the exons ATGAACTTAGCAAAGAAAGCAGAGTGGAGTGAGAGAGAAAACAAGAGTCTAGTGAAGGACTGGATTTCTTCATCCTGCTGTGTGCCCTGGACGTCTGCCTCT GAAAACATGGGGACTCTGATCAACAAGCAGCTCCTGTTTCTGCTCTTCCTGCTGCTGAAGCCACTGCAGTTTGTGAAGATAACTGATCCACATTTATCACCTGAAAGACGACAAGAAATAGAAGACTATATAAATGACTTATATGCTACAGGGCCTACCAAACCACCTACCAAGGAAACATTCAAAACCCGTGTCATTATTGATTCTGAAATGCCGTTAACTGACCGAGAATACTGCAATCTCGAAATGAAGATGAAACGTGTTCACAATAGGCTTTATTGTGTGAAAgagcatttcttcctccaagcaTCATATGACGACATTCAAAAGATCTGTCATAACATGTTTGTGCAATGTAAAGATGGGATTAGGAAATGTCACAGGAGCCGGAAAATAATATCAGGAGTGCATTGTGTTTTAACAAGTGGGGTCATGATGCCATTTTGTGAATACATATCGTCTTACAAGGAGGGATGGGTCTTTATCACTTGTCAATGGGAAGATAATACTGGAGAAATTATCCCTGTGTCTGTAACTGATATTTTGGCCATATAA
- the RNASE9 gene encoding inactive ribonuclease-like protein 9 isoform X2 — translation MGTLINKQLLFLLFLLLKPLQFVKITDPHLSPERRQEIEDYINDLYATGPTKPPTKETFKTRVIIDSEMPLTDREYCNLEMKMKRVHNRLYCVKEHFFLQASYDDIQKICHNMFVQCKDGIRKCHRSRKIISGVHCVLTSGVMMPFCEYISSYKEGWVFITCQWEDNTGEIIPVSVTDILAI, via the coding sequence ATGGGGACTCTGATCAACAAGCAGCTCCTGTTTCTGCTCTTCCTGCTGCTGAAGCCACTGCAGTTTGTGAAGATAACTGATCCACATTTATCACCTGAAAGACGACAAGAAATAGAAGACTATATAAATGACTTATATGCTACAGGGCCTACCAAACCACCTACCAAGGAAACATTCAAAACCCGTGTCATTATTGATTCTGAAATGCCGTTAACTGACCGAGAATACTGCAATCTCGAAATGAAGATGAAACGTGTTCACAATAGGCTTTATTGTGTGAAAgagcatttcttcctccaagcaTCATATGACGACATTCAAAAGATCTGTCATAACATGTTTGTGCAATGTAAAGATGGGATTAGGAAATGTCACAGGAGCCGGAAAATAATATCAGGAGTGCATTGTGTTTTAACAAGTGGGGTCATGATGCCATTTTGTGAATACATATCGTCTTACAAGGAGGGATGGGTCTTTATCACTTGTCAATGGGAAGATAATACTGGAGAAATTATCCCTGTGTCTGTAACTGATATTTTGGCCATATAA